In Citrus sinensis cultivar Valencia sweet orange chromosome 2, DVS_A1.0, whole genome shotgun sequence, a single genomic region encodes these proteins:
- the LOC102631119 gene encoding MDIS1-interacting receptor like kinase 2-like translates to MAPDSSISNLVVIITFISSIIVPVITDNAVVTAAAASSAIKLEREALLNSGWWNSSRATANYTSDHCKWMGITCNSAGSIVEISSDEMDNNFTGAELSQLNFTCFPNLVTFRIWGTLLSGRMPSEIGALSKLEKLVLSHNSLTGRITSEIGALSRLKVLDLSYNRLTGTIPSEIGSLRDLLDLNLSNNILNGSIPLEFGNLKDLDQLRLQGNKLDGLIPSSIGNLTNLTYLDLSLNQLSGRLPQEVGNLKNLKSLFLDNNHLSGPIPSTLYHLNQLATLCLGYNKLVGPVTKEVGNMKNLDRLHLNGNNLTGSIPSTIGYLNLLDELHLSHNRLDGPIPPTIGNLTNLIALDLSSNQLSGLLPREVGNLKYLASLSLNGNILIGPIPPTIGYLTNLTYLNLGYNRLSSSIPPELMNCSQLLNLVLSHNSLSGSIPSEIGNLIFFRQLDLSRNFINGTIPSQLGKIPNISAVDLSKNNLSGVIPASVRRIPKLIVSENNLELENSTSSENAPPPQATLFKGNKGKQRKIVIRLVTIILAMVAFVFAILIFGILFVHRRKDKKFNPNTREMTEGANEFSIWNYDGRITFEEMIEATEDFHIKYCIGTGGYGSVYRAQLSSGKLVALKKLHRSETEEPAFLESFQTEARLLSQIRHRNIVKLYGFCLHNKCMFLIYEYMERGSLFCVLRNDVEAVELDWTKRVNIVKSMAHALSYLHYDCKPSIVHRDISSNNILLNSNLEAFVADFGLARLLHPDSSNRTLVVGTYGYIAPELAYTMAVTEKCDVYSFGVVALEVLMGSHPTDLLSSLSSSSGRKIRLIDVLDQRLPFPVDRRVVHDIILVSTVAFACLQSKPKARPTMQRISQEFLARKSPLGKSVVQEISISELINQGMYLVDQCDC, encoded by the exons atggcACCGGATTCCTCCATTTCAAACTTGGTGGTCATTATAACTTTTATAAGCAGTATTATTGTTCCTGTTATAACTGATAATGCAGTTGTAACAGCAGCTGCTGCATCGTCGGCCATAAAGTTAGAAAGGGAAGCTTTACTTAATTCAGGCTGGTGGAATAGCAGTCGGGCGACGGCCAACTATACTTCAGATCATTGCAAGTGGATGGGAATCACTTGCAATTCAGCAGGAAGCATAGTCGAGATAAGTTCTGACGAGATGGATAATAATTTCACCGGAGCAGAGCTTAGCCAACTCAACTTCACTTGCTTTCCCAACCTCGTAACTTTCAGAATTTGGGGCACTCTTCTTTCCGGAAGGATGCCATCAGAAATTggtgctctttcaaaactcGAGAAGCTTGTCCTGTCCCACAATAGTCTTACAG GAAGGATAACATCAGAAATTGGTGCTCTTTCAAGACTCAAAGTGCTTGACCTGTCCTATAACCGTCTTACAG gTACTATCCCTTCAGAGATCGGGAGTTTGAGGGATCTTCTCGACCTGAATCTATCTAATAACATTCTCAATGGTTCTATCCCATTAGAATTTGGGAATTTGAAGGATCTTGATCAACTGAGGTTGCAGGGTAACAAACTGGATGGTCTAATTCCATCGAGCATAGGTAATTTAACTAACTTGACATATTTGGACCTTTCTTTAAACCAACTTAGTGGTCGGCTGCCTCAAGAAGTTGGAAATCTGAAGAATCTGAAGTCTCTGTTTCTGGATAATAACCATCTAAGTGGGCCTATTCCTTCAACGCTTTATCATTTAAATCAGTTAGCAACTTTGTGCTTGGGTTACAACAAACTTGTTGGTCCAGTGACTAAGGAAGTTGGAAATATGAAGAATCTTGATCGTTTGCATCTGAATGGGAACAATCTCACTGGATCTATTCCTTCGACCATTGGTTATTTAAACTTGTTGGATGAGTTGCACTTGTCTCACAACAGACTTGATGGTCCAATTCCACCGACCATAGGAAATTTAACCAATTTAATAGCTCTAGATCTTTCTTCAAACCAACTGAGTGGTCTGCTGCCTCGAGAAGTTGGAAATCTGAAGTATCTTGCTTCTCTATCTCTCAATGGGAACATTCTAATTGGACCCATTCCTCCAACAATTGGTTATTTAACCAACCTCACCTATTTGAATCTTGGTTATAATCGGCTCAGCAGCTCCATTCCTCCAGAACTCATGAATTGCTCGCAGTTACTGAACTTGGTATTAAGCCACAACAGTTTAAGCGGAAGCATTCCATCGGAGATAGGAAaccttatattttttagacAACTTGATTTAAGCCGTAACTTCATAAATGGCACGATACCTTCACAACTCGGAAAAATTCCAAACATTTCTGCCGTGGATCTTTCCAAGAATAACCTCTCCGGCGTTATCCCTGCATCTGTcagaagaattcccaaattgaTAGTGTCAGAAAATAATCTAGAGTTAGAAAACTCAACTAGTTCAGAAAATGCACCGCCACCCCAAGCAACACTGTTCAAAGGCAACAAAGGGAAGCAGCGAAAGATCGTCATTCGGTTGGTCACAATCATTCTTGCTATGGTGGCATTTGTTTTCGCAATCTTAATTTTTGGTATCTTGTTTGTCCATAGACGAAAGGATAAGAAATTTAATCCTAATACCCGAGAAATGACCGAGGGGGCTAATGAGTTCTCCATATGGAATTATGATGGTCGAATTACATTTGAAGAGATGATTGAAGCGACAGAGGATTTCCACATCAAATATTGCATTGGAACCGGAGGTTATGGCAGCGTTTACAGAGCGCAATTGTCTAGTGGAAAACTAGTTGCTTTGAAGAAACTTCACCGTTCAGAGACAGAGGAGCCAGCTTTCCTGGAAAGTTTCCAAACCGAAGCTCGTCTACTGTCCCAAATACGGCATCGTAATATAGTGAAGCTTTATGGTTTCTGTTTGCACAACAAGTGCATGTTTTTGATCTATGAGTACATGGAGAGGGGAAGCTTGTTTTGTGTGTTACGCAATGATGTTGAAGCAGTTGAGTTGGATTGGACAAAGAGAGTGAACATTGTAAAGAGCATGGCTCATGCTTTGTCTTACCTGCATTATGACTGCAAGCCATCCATTGTTCACCGCGACATATCAAGCAATAACATTCTACTTAACTCAAACCTAGAGGCATTCGTTGCTGATTTTGGTTTGGCTAGGCTCCTGCATCCAGATTCCTCCAACAGAACTCTAGTGGTGGGAACATATGGATATATTGCTCCAG AACTTGCCTACACTATGGCTGTGACAGAGAAATGTGATGTTTATAGCTTTGGCGTAGTGGCACTAGAAGTATTAATGGGAAGTCATCCAACAGATCTTCTTTCATCCTTATCGTCATCATCTGGTCGGAAGATTAGGTTGATCGATGTTTTAGACCAACGTCTCCCATTTCCAGTTGATCGAAGGGTTGTTCATGATATTATTCTTGTTTCAACAGTCGCATTTGCATGCTTGCAGTCAAAACCCAAGGCTCGACCTACAATGCAACGCATATCTCAAGAATTTCTCGCAAGGAAATCACCGCTGGGAAAATCTGTTGTTCAAGAAATTTCCATATCAGAACTTATAAACCAAGGGATGTATTTGGTTGATCAATGCGATTGTTAA